The Winogradskyella schleiferi genome has a window encoding:
- a CDS encoding ABC transporter permease, whose translation MFDLERWQEIFETLSKNKLRTFLTGLSVASGIFILVILLGFSKGIENGVKSQFEQDATNRISVWTGVTTKGYKGLNPGRYVQLKNSSFNAVEKKYDNYLEYRTKDFAIWGATVSYNNETGDYRVRGTLPDNQFIENADMGSGRFINQSDVEASKKVAVIGNKMKTDLFKGQDPINQNLQIFGMNFKVVGVFYDPGGDREEGQVYIPVTTAQKVFNAGENIRNMTFTVKMADNFDEAVVQSNAIAEGIEQQLKEIHIVAPDDVSAVRVFNTLEEAQKIYSLIATISAVFWFVGIGTIIAGIVGVGNIMLIIVKERTKEIGIRKALGALPMSIVGMILQEAVFVTMFSGLFGLIFGLGLLELVGPQIESDFIKYPQVNFNIALTTVFLLVFAGALAGFIPAYRAAMIKPIDALRDE comes from the coding sequence ATGTTTGATTTAGAACGTTGGCAAGAAATATTCGAAACCTTGAGCAAAAATAAATTGCGAACGTTTTTAACAGGACTTTCCGTAGCGTCTGGAATTTTCATTTTGGTTATACTTCTCGGGTTTAGTAAAGGCATCGAAAATGGGGTTAAATCACAGTTTGAACAAGATGCGACTAATAGAATTTCCGTTTGGACTGGTGTCACCACAAAAGGCTATAAAGGCTTAAATCCAGGACGCTATGTGCAACTTAAAAATTCAAGTTTTAATGCTGTTGAAAAAAAATACGATAACTATTTAGAATACAGAACTAAGGATTTTGCCATTTGGGGAGCCACCGTTTCCTATAATAATGAAACAGGAGATTATCGCGTCCGTGGTACATTGCCAGACAATCAGTTTATTGAAAATGCAGATATGGGATCAGGTCGTTTTATCAATCAATCTGATGTTGAAGCGAGTAAAAAGGTTGCTGTTATTGGTAACAAAATGAAAACTGATCTTTTTAAAGGTCAAGACCCAATCAATCAGAATCTTCAGATTTTTGGAATGAATTTTAAAGTGGTTGGTGTATTTTATGATCCAGGAGGAGATCGTGAAGAAGGTCAAGTTTATATTCCCGTAACCACCGCCCAAAAAGTATTTAACGCAGGTGAGAATATTAGGAATATGACATTTACCGTTAAAATGGCTGATAATTTTGACGAAGCTGTTGTCCAGTCCAATGCCATCGCAGAAGGTATAGAACAACAACTTAAAGAAATTCACATTGTTGCACCAGATGATGTAAGTGCTGTAAGGGTTTTTAACACATTAGAGGAAGCACAGAAAATATATTCCTTAATTGCAACGATTAGTGCGGTGTTTTGGTTTGTGGGTATCGGAACTATTATTGCGGGTATTGTTGGTGTAGGTAATATTATGCTCATTATAGTGAAGGAACGCACCAAAGAAATTGGCATAAGAAAAGCCTTGGGAGCATTGCCAATGTCTATAGTAGGTATGATTCTGCAAGAAGCCGTTTTTGTCACTATGTTTTCAGGTTTATTCGGATTAATATTCGGGTTGGGATTATTGGAACTGGTTGGACCTCAAATAGAAAGTGATTTTATAAAATATCCACAAGTAAATTTTAATATTGCACTAACAACAGTGTTTCTGTTGGTGTTTGCAGGTGCTTTAGCAGGTTTTATTCCAGCATATAGAGCCGCGATGATTAAACCAATAGATGCATTAAGAGACGAATAA
- a CDS encoding ABC transporter permease codes for MFSRDRWEEILEALNANKFRTLLTAFGVFWGITILVLLLALTNGLKNGVTADFGDFATNSMFMWTQGTSKPYKGLPKGRYFSYKIGDVAAIKSEVPNLKYVSPRNQLGGFRGANNVIRGTKTGAFEIYGDYPEYIKQQPMDILQGRFISYSDIEAKRKVCVIGNGVVKGLYDKNEDVLGTYIKINSVNFLVVGTFKMSNSQGDSEQDASTIYIPFTTFSQAFNRGENVGWMAITAVDDVNITSLKQQVFDLMKSRHKVHPEDDRAIGHRDLSEQFERINGLFSILTIVGYFVGALVLMSGIIGISNIMLIVVKERTKEIGVRRALGATPWTIKSQILQESLILTILSGMVGISFAALVIYVMNTILDNAGPVQNFANPSVSMQVVFTALIILVVSGVLAGLIPANSATKMKPVDALRIE; via the coding sequence ATGTTTAGTAGAGATCGCTGGGAAGAAATATTAGAAGCCTTAAACGCCAACAAGTTTAGAACCTTGTTAACAGCGTTTGGGGTGTTTTGGGGTATTACCATTTTGGTGTTGTTACTAGCGCTGACCAATGGGCTTAAAAATGGTGTCACTGCAGATTTTGGGGATTTTGCCACCAATTCAATGTTTATGTGGACCCAAGGCACGTCGAAACCTTATAAAGGCTTGCCAAAAGGACGTTACTTTAGTTATAAAATTGGTGATGTAGCAGCTATAAAATCTGAAGTCCCGAATTTAAAATATGTGTCACCAAGAAATCAATTAGGTGGTTTTAGAGGTGCAAACAATGTAATCAGAGGTACTAAAACAGGAGCATTTGAAATTTACGGCGATTATCCAGAATATATAAAACAACAACCAATGGATATTCTTCAAGGTCGTTTTATAAGTTACTCAGATATAGAAGCTAAACGTAAGGTTTGTGTGATAGGTAATGGCGTCGTAAAAGGATTGTATGATAAAAATGAGGATGTCCTCGGAACTTACATCAAAATTAATAGTGTTAATTTTTTAGTTGTGGGCACTTTTAAAATGAGTAATAGCCAAGGGGATTCTGAACAGGACGCAAGTACAATTTACATACCGTTTACCACCTTTAGTCAAGCGTTTAATAGAGGGGAGAATGTAGGTTGGATGGCCATAACTGCCGTTGATGATGTAAATATCACCTCTTTAAAACAGCAAGTTTTCGACTTAATGAAATCAAGGCATAAGGTTCATCCAGAAGATGATAGAGCAATTGGTCATCGTGATTTATCAGAACAATTTGAACGTATCAATGGTTTGTTTTCTATTCTAACGATTGTGGGATATTTTGTAGGGGCATTGGTCTTAATGTCTGGCATCATTGGTATCAGTAATATTATGCTCATCGTTGTAAAAGAACGAACAAAGGAAATTGGAGTAAGACGAGCGTTAGGTGCTACCCCTTGGACTATAAAATCTCAAATTTTACAAGAAAGCTTAATCTTAACTATTTTATCTGGAATGGTCGGAATTTCATTTGCGGCATTAGTAATATATGTCATGAACACCATATTGGATAATGCAGGACCCGTTCAAAACTTTGCAAATCCAAGTGTAAGTATGCAAGTGGTATTTACGGCTTTAATCATACTAGTGGTTTCAGGAGTATTAGCAGGATTAATTCCTGCAAATAGCGCCACAAAAATGAAACCTGTAGATGCCTTAAGAATCGAATAA
- a CDS encoding cytochrome C oxidase subunit IV family protein — protein sequence MAHEHKLEIFRGLVKFKSNTSKIWGVLVFLTIVTLIEVVLGIYKPDFLMETWINPIEGGFFATLGNIILSPLVYMKPLNLIFIVLTIVKAYYITWDFMHMRDETGSLRKMVVWTGVFLICYLIFIMLQEGGYVFDVYNGEDALIKKDF from the coding sequence ATGGCACACGAACATAAATTAGAAATATTTAGAGGTTTAGTTAAGTTTAAATCTAACACAAGCAAAATTTGGGGTGTTTTAGTATTCCTTACTATAGTAACACTTATAGAGGTCGTGTTAGGTATTTATAAACCAGATTTTTTAATGGAGACTTGGATTAACCCTATTGAAGGTGGATTCTTTGCTACATTAGGTAATATTATTTTATCACCTTTGGTATATATGAAACCGTTAAATCTCATTTTCATTGTATTAACCATTGTTAAAGCTTATTACATCACATGGGATTTTATGCACATGAGAGATGAAACCGGAAGCTTGAGAAAAATGGTGGTTTGGACAGGTGTTTTCCTTATCTGTTATTTAATTTTCATCATGTTACAAGAAGGTGGTTATGTCTTTGACGTTTACAATGGTGAAGACGCTTTAATCAAGAAAGATTTCTAA
- the tsaB gene encoding tRNA (adenosine(37)-N6)-threonylcarbamoyltransferase complex dimerization subunit type 1 TsaB — MALVLNLETATTNCSVSLSKNGETLVLKEDNSLGYSHAETLHVFIDEVFKIAKIDPSEIDAVAVSKGPGSYTGLRIGVSSAKGLCFALNKPLIAVSTLESLAHQVNKDDGIIIPMLDARRMEVYSAIYNSKLELQREIKAEILTEQSYSELLETKQVYFIGNGVNKTKTLIQHPNAVFIEGKLPSANEMALLAEIKYKISDTEDVAYFEPYYLKDFISK; from the coding sequence ATGGCATTAGTGCTAAATTTAGAAACAGCAACAACAAATTGTTCGGTCTCTCTGTCTAAAAATGGAGAGACTTTAGTTTTAAAGGAAGATAACAGTCTTGGCTATTCCCATGCCGAAACCTTGCATGTTTTTATTGATGAGGTTTTTAAAATCGCAAAAATAGATCCTTCAGAAATTGATGCCGTTGCCGTGAGTAAAGGGCCAGGTTCTTACACAGGTTTGCGGATTGGAGTATCTTCAGCAAAAGGCCTATGTTTTGCCTTAAACAAACCGTTAATTGCGGTTTCAACTTTAGAAAGTTTGGCACATCAAGTAAATAAAGATGATGGCATTATAATTCCCATGTTAGATGCCAGACGTATGGAAGTGTATTCGGCAATTTATAATTCAAAATTAGAATTACAAAGAGAAATTAAAGCTGAAATCTTAACAGAACAAAGCTATTCAGAGCTTCTTGAAACTAAACAAGTGTATTTTATCGGTAACGGCGTGAATAAAACAAAAACGCTTATTCAACATCCAAATGCAGTATTTATAGAAGGAAAATTACCTTCTGCTAATGAGATGGCTCTTTTAGCAGAAATAAAATACAAAATAAGCGACACCGAAGATGTCGCTTATTTTGAACCCTATTATTTGAAGGATTTTATTTCAAAATAA
- a CDS encoding TolC family protein: MKKSIIIIAVLLLGFSANTQNKKWTLKECVEYALENNISVKQSELDVDLADIDKLTAIGNFIPSLSASGGVSENTGLSFNPVTNNAQTTTFLSVTGRINMGYTLFDGLRNFRQIQRADISKLASQYSLNKMKDDISLYVANNYLQVILNKANLEVFKSQNEVTKAQIERTQELVDAGSLPRGDLLEIRATDASEQQSIINAENSIQISLISLAQLLLIKDYENFDIEDEGYDVVDVGISDKTVSEIVAKAKETRSEIKIAEQNVALAKKDLQIAKSANYPTLSAFFSYDTRFTDATSFDQRIDPDNPIVTEQIGTVEGTGQAVIGEFPNTNTVIVGADPFLDQLYLNDGIAYGLQLNIPVLNGFSTKGNIKRSKVNLERSKFQLEQTELDLESTVYQAYVDAKGALKSYEAAKLAVESQALAYDYAKERYDVGLTNAFDFSQSKQRFDNANIELNRAKYDYIFKLKVLELYFGIPATELKF, encoded by the coding sequence ATGAAAAAATCAATCATTATCATAGCGGTATTACTATTAGGTTTTTCGGCTAATACACAAAATAAAAAATGGACATTAAAAGAATGTGTTGAATATGCTTTGGAAAATAATATTTCTGTAAAGCAAAGTGAATTAGATGTGGATTTGGCGGATATAGATAAGTTAACAGCCATCGGAAATTTTATACCGAGTTTAAGTGCTAGTGGAGGTGTCTCAGAAAATACAGGTTTAAGTTTTAATCCCGTAACCAATAATGCACAAACTACGACGTTTTTGTCGGTTACAGGGCGAATAAACATGGGTTATACGTTATTTGATGGTCTTAGAAACTTCAGACAAATACAGCGTGCTGATATTTCTAAACTAGCCAGTCAGTATAGTTTGAATAAAATGAAAGATGATATATCCTTGTATGTTGCCAACAATTATTTACAAGTGATATTAAACAAAGCCAATCTGGAAGTTTTTAAATCACAAAACGAGGTTACCAAAGCACAAATCGAAAGAACGCAAGAGCTTGTTGATGCCGGATCATTACCTAGAGGCGATCTTTTAGAAATTAGGGCGACGGATGCCAGCGAACAACAATCAATCATAAATGCAGAAAATAGTATTCAGATATCATTAATTAGTTTAGCACAATTATTATTGATTAAAGATTACGAAAATTTTGATATCGAAGATGAAGGTTATGATGTAGTAGATGTTGGTATTTCGGATAAAACCGTTTCAGAAATAGTAGCAAAAGCCAAAGAAACACGTTCCGAAATTAAAATTGCTGAACAGAATGTAGCTTTGGCCAAAAAAGATTTACAGATAGCTAAAAGTGCCAATTATCCAACGTTGTCTGCTTTTTTTAGTTATGATACACGTTTTACCGATGCAACTTCTTTCGATCAGCGAATAGATCCAGATAATCCCATAGTTACAGAACAAATTGGTACCGTAGAAGGTACAGGTCAAGCGGTCATAGGTGAATTTCCCAATACAAATACCGTAATAGTTGGTGCAGATCCATTTTTGGATCAGTTATATCTAAATGATGGTATTGCTTATGGGTTGCAATTAAATATTCCTGTTTTAAATGGGTTCTCTACTAAAGGGAATATTAAGAGAAGTAAAGTCAATTTAGAACGCTCTAAATTTCAATTGGAGCAAACGGAATTAGATTTGGAATCCACGGTTTATCAAGCCTATGTAGATGCCAAAGGCGCTCTGAAATCTTATGAAGCCGCAAAATTAGCCGTAGAATCCCAAGCTTTAGCATACGACTATGCGAAGGAGCGTTATGATGTAGGTTTAACCAACGCCTTCGATTTTAGCCAGTCCAAACAACGGTTCGACAATGCTAATATCGAATTAAATCGTGCGAAATACGATTATATTTTTAAGTTAAAAGTTCTTGAATTGTATTTCGGAATTCCAGCAACTGAATTAAAGTTTTAA
- a CDS encoding efflux RND transporter periplasmic adaptor subunit, producing the protein MKRTKTVIILALIVIVFGASLFYLWKKNQEDPITYTSESPTEQTIVVKTVATGSIVPKEEILIKPNISGVIEEVFIEAGEYVKSGDLIAQIKVIPNASTLTSAKNNIASNQTALQTAKINLQTQQANYDRQKALFDKGVISANDFEGVKNSYLQSKQSVEQAKINVNSANQNYDIIKTGTTSGLGNIAQTQVRATVSGMVLDVPVKAGNQVIEANNFNEGTSIASLADVKQMIFEGKVDESEVGKIKEGLPLEITVGAIENEKFDAILDYIAPKGVAENGAVQFEIKGSLKKKDSTFIRAGLSANASIILEKAENVLAIKEALVQYDKETKKPYVEVEVGNQEFERKDVELGISDGIFVEVKSGVSKDDKIKVWNQVQGVPKYAQQ; encoded by the coding sequence ATGAAAAGAACAAAAACCGTCATTATATTAGCGCTCATTGTTATCGTATTTGGTGCTTCCCTATTTTATCTGTGGAAAAAGAACCAAGAAGATCCTATAACGTATACCTCAGAAAGCCCTACGGAACAAACCATTGTGGTAAAAACCGTAGCAACTGGAAGTATTGTTCCTAAGGAAGAAATCCTAATCAAGCCAAACATTTCTGGAGTGATTGAAGAAGTTTTTATCGAAGCTGGAGAATATGTGAAATCTGGTGATTTAATTGCTCAAATTAAAGTGATTCCAAATGCTTCAACTTTGACAAGTGCTAAAAACAATATTGCTTCTAATCAAACAGCACTTCAAACGGCAAAAATTAATCTACAAACACAACAGGCCAATTACGATAGGCAAAAGGCCTTGTTCGACAAAGGTGTTATTTCCGCCAATGACTTTGAAGGCGTAAAAAATTCATACCTACAATCCAAACAAAGTGTTGAACAGGCCAAGATAAATGTGAATTCTGCCAATCAGAACTATGATATCATTAAAACAGGAACTACTTCTGGATTAGGGAACATAGCCCAAACGCAGGTAAGGGCCACTGTTTCGGGAATGGTTTTAGATGTTCCCGTTAAAGCAGGAAATCAAGTCATTGAAGCCAATAATTTTAATGAAGGCACTTCAATAGCCTCATTGGCAGATGTAAAGCAAATGATTTTTGAAGGTAAAGTTGATGAAAGTGAAGTAGGAAAGATTAAAGAAGGTTTGCCACTTGAAATTACAGTAGGCGCCATTGAAAACGAAAAATTTGATGCCATTTTAGATTATATAGCACCAAAAGGGGTTGCTGAAAACGGAGCAGTCCAATTTGAAATAAAAGGGTCACTCAAAAAAAAGGATTCAACATTTATAAGAGCAGGTTTAAGCGCCAATGCATCTATTATATTAGAAAAAGCAGAAAATGTATTAGCCATAAAAGAAGCACTGGTTCAATATGACAAAGAGACTAAAAAACCTTATGTGGAAGTCGAAGTCGGCAATCAGGAATTCGAAAGGAAAGATGTAGAATTAGGTATAAGCGATGGTATTTTTGTCGAAGTGAAAAGCGGTGTTTCCAAAGACGATAAAATTAAAGTTTGGAATCAGGTACAGGGCGTTCCAAAATATGCACAACAATAA
- a CDS encoding SCO family protein, whose translation MSKKTNYSYVGITFIILVFGIIFVPKILSRIGEGDIVREGSRSQDVSTSTIEEKNTENNKSNLVYLEINGQPKKVPTFSFTNQDGETITNVDYLGKVYVVEFFFTTCPTICPIMNRNLVEVQNQFKDFENFGVASFTITPDIDTPDVLKAYAEKYNITNPNWNLLTGDETAIYKLANEGFNLYTAKDESVEGGFEHSGNFALIDKEGFIRSRKDNFGNPLIFYNGLIPEAVGVDEDGIPQEITILKEDIAKLLKE comes from the coding sequence ATGAGTAAAAAAACGAATTATTCGTATGTTGGTATTACCTTTATTATTCTAGTTTTCGGAATTATTTTTGTGCCGAAAATATTAAGTCGTATTGGTGAAGGAGACATTGTAAGAGAAGGCAGTCGAAGTCAAGATGTTTCAACTTCAACGATAGAAGAAAAAAATACGGAAAATAATAAAAGTAATTTAGTCTATTTGGAAATTAACGGCCAACCTAAAAAAGTGCCAACGTTTAGTTTCACGAATCAGGATGGCGAAACTATTACTAATGTCGATTATTTAGGTAAAGTCTATGTGGTAGAGTTCTTTTTTACCACGTGCCCAACGATTTGTCCGATAATGAACCGAAATTTAGTGGAAGTCCAAAATCAATTTAAGGACTTTGAAAATTTTGGCGTTGCCTCATTTACCATTACACCAGATATTGATACACCAGATGTTTTAAAAGCTTATGCGGAAAAATACAATATCACAAATCCCAATTGGAATTTATTGACAGGCGATGAAACGGCCATTTATAAGTTGGCTAATGAAGGTTTTAATTTGTACACAGCTAAAGATGAAAGTGTAGAGGGTGGTTTTGAGCACTCAGGAAATTTTGCCTTAATAGATAAAGAAGGTTTTATAAGGTCTAGAAAAGACAACTTCGGAAATCCGCTAATTTTTTATAATGGTTTAATTCCTGAAGCCGTTGGAGTTGATGAAGATGGAATTCCTCAAGAAATAACCATTTTAAAAGAAGATATTGCTAAACTGTTAAAAGAATAG
- a CDS encoding efflux RND transporter periplasmic adaptor subunit, whose amino-acid sequence MSKTVKIIIGIVVLILILLVVGSKMGWFGKKGNFKEVIENEVTIRDIVQTVSATGKIQPEVEVKISSEVSGEILELPFKEGQEVNKGDLLVRVNPDLIQSAVNRSQASYQNVRAGLEQAEANLKQAKADYDRNKTLFEKGVISKATWDQSIAAYETAIAGKNSAYYNVQSAAATVNEAKDNLNRTTIYAPMSGTISLLNVELGERVVGTQQMAGTEILRVANLKNMEVEVDVNENDIVKVQIGDSTIVEVDAYLKKEFKGVVTEIANSAEGTLAADQVTNFKVKVRIIEESYKDLTEGKPESYSPFRPGMTATVDIITKIQKDAISVPISAIVIKTDTSSTKKPYSKTVDNGVDDSAIEEEKFECVFINDKGKAKLKVVETGIQDDTNIEIISGLTKEDKIITGPYNMVSKNLNPGDLVEVTNKNPETSEEQDD is encoded by the coding sequence ATGAGTAAAACAGTAAAAATCATTATAGGAATCGTAGTCCTTATACTCATTCTTTTGGTCGTAGGATCAAAAATGGGATGGTTTGGAAAAAAAGGAAATTTTAAAGAAGTTATTGAAAATGAAGTGACGATTAGGGATATTGTGCAAACGGTATCAGCAACAGGAAAAATTCAGCCGGAAGTTGAGGTGAAAATTTCCTCAGAAGTTTCTGGTGAAATACTGGAATTACCTTTTAAAGAAGGGCAGGAGGTTAACAAAGGAGACTTATTGGTAAGAGTGAATCCAGATTTAATTCAGTCAGCGGTTAATCGTTCACAAGCGTCCTATCAAAATGTAAGGGCAGGTTTAGAACAGGCCGAAGCCAATTTAAAACAGGCCAAGGCGGATTACGATAGAAACAAAACATTATTTGAAAAAGGTGTGATTTCTAAAGCCACTTGGGATCAATCCATAGCAGCTTATGAAACGGCTATTGCAGGTAAAAATTCCGCTTACTACAATGTACAAAGTGCTGCTGCAACTGTAAACGAAGCTAAAGATAACCTTAATAGAACGACGATCTATGCACCAATGAGTGGTACTATTTCGCTTTTAAATGTGGAATTAGGCGAGCGTGTAGTTGGTACCCAACAAATGGCGGGAACTGAAATTCTGCGTGTAGCCAACTTAAAAAATATGGAAGTTGAAGTTGATGTCAACGAAAATGATATTGTTAAAGTTCAGATAGGTGATTCTACCATTGTTGAGGTCGATGCTTATTTAAAGAAAGAATTTAAAGGCGTTGTTACCGAAATTGCAAATTCGGCAGAAGGTACTTTAGCGGCAGATCAGGTCACTAATTTTAAAGTTAAAGTTAGAATCATTGAAGAATCGTATAAAGATTTAACTGAAGGAAAGCCAGAATCCTATTCGCCTTTTAGACCTGGCATGACAGCAACTGTTGATATCATTACCAAAATACAAAAAGATGCGATTTCTGTACCAATTAGTGCTATTGTGATAAAAACCGATACAAGTTCCACAAAAAAACCTTATAGCAAAACGGTAGATAATGGCGTTGACGATTCTGCAATAGAAGAAGAGAAATTTGAATGTGTATTTATCAATGACAAGGGTAAAGCAAAATTGAAAGTCGTGGAAACAGGTATCCAAGATGATACTAATATTGAAATTATTTCAGGCTTAACCAAAGAGGATAAAATTATTACAGGGCCATATAACATGGTTTCCAAAAACTTAAATCCTGGTGATCTCGTAGAAGTAACAAATAAAAATCCAGAAACTTCAGAAGAACAAGATGATTAA
- a CDS encoding dodecin family protein: MAVLKVVEILSNSDKSWEDATKKAVKEASKTVKNIKSVYVKEQSAIVNGDNVTEFRVNLKLTFEVK, encoded by the coding sequence ATGGCAGTATTAAAAGTAGTAGAAATTTTATCTAATTCTGATAAAAGTTGGGAGGACGCCACAAAGAAAGCCGTTAAAGAAGCCTCGAAAACGGTAAAAAACATTAAATCCGTATATGTAAAAGAGCAAAGCGCGATTGTAAATGGCGATAATGTTACAGAATTTAGAGTAAATTTAAAGTTGACTTTCGAGGTTAAATAA
- a CDS encoding DUF420 domain-containing protein, with protein sequence MNSVDIEKAKKYNKWIVVLSIVIPLAVAALFGVNLRELGFDVQPLTILPPIYATINGFTAIVLVIAFIAIKNKKIVLHENLMTTAIWSSVVFLVLYVAYHMTSDSTKFGGEGIIRYIYYFILVTHILLSVVIIPFVLVTYVRAITNNIEKHKKIARITFPLWLYVAISGVVVYVMISPYYT encoded by the coding sequence ATGAATTCAGTAGATATAGAAAAAGCAAAAAAATACAACAAATGGATTGTTGTTTTGTCAATTGTAATTCCATTGGCAGTTGCTGCTTTATTTGGTGTTAATCTTAGAGAGTTAGGCTTCGATGTTCAGCCGCTTACTATTTTACCACCAATCTATGCTACTATTAACGGATTCACGGCAATAGTTTTAGTAATTGCTTTTATTGCGATAAAAAATAAAAAAATTGTACTTCATGAAAACTTAATGACAACAGCTATTTGGAGCTCTGTTGTTTTTCTCGTGCTGTATGTAGCGTATCATATGACTAGCGATTCCACAAAGTTTGGAGGAGAAGGTATAATTAGATATATCTATTATTTTATTCTTGTCACTCATATTTTATTATCCGTTGTTATAATTCCTTTTGTGTTAGTTACCTATGTAAGGGCGATCACGAATAATATTGAAAAACATAAGAAAATAGCTAGGATTACATTTCCGCTATGGTTATATGTTGCCATATCAGGTGTTGTGGTTTATGTAATGATTTCGCCTTATTATACGTAG
- a CDS encoding mechanosensitive ion channel family protein: METQKWIDQGYNLIIEYTPKLIAAILIWIIGSWLIGVLVRIVKKTMNKAEYEESLKKFLLNLIKWSLKIILFIVVLGTVGIETTTFAAVIAAAGLAIGLALQGSLANFAGGVLILLLKPFRVGDWISAQGVDGSVKEISIFNTRLITFGNQEAVIPNGKLSNDNIINYSSLGIRRENLTFGIGYDDNIKQAKDILLDLVNEQKTVIQDEDKVPMIFVGELGDSSVNLSLRYWAKNEDFWAIRWHVLEEGKARLEAAGISIPYPQRDIHHYNLDDIKVTK; this comes from the coding sequence ATGGAAACACAAAAATGGATAGATCAAGGTTATAACCTTATTATTGAATATACCCCAAAACTAATTGCAGCAATTCTTATTTGGATTATTGGAAGTTGGCTCATCGGAGTACTTGTTAGAATTGTTAAGAAAACAATGAACAAAGCAGAATATGAAGAAAGCTTAAAGAAATTCTTGTTGAACTTAATAAAGTGGTCTCTTAAAATAATTTTATTTATTGTTGTTTTAGGAACTGTAGGTATTGAAACTACAACCTTTGCCGCCGTTATTGCTGCGGCAGGATTAGCTATAGGTTTAGCACTACAGGGATCTTTAGCAAATTTTGCTGGTGGTGTTTTAATATTGTTGTTAAAACCTTTTAGAGTAGGAGATTGGATTTCTGCTCAAGGTGTAGATGGTAGTGTAAAAGAAATTTCCATATTTAACACCAGGTTAATTACATTCGGAAATCAAGAAGCTGTGATACCAAACGGAAAATTGTCCAATGATAATATTATCAACTATTCCTCATTAGGAATTAGGCGTGAAAATTTAACTTTCGGAATTGGCTACGATGACAATATTAAACAAGCCAAAGATATTTTACTTGATCTGGTAAACGAACAAAAAACCGTTATACAGGATGAGGATAAAGTGCCGATGATTTTTGTTGGAGAACTTGGTGATAGCTCGGTGAATTTGTCATTAAGGTATTGGGCTAAAAATGAAGATTTTTGGGCAATACGATGGCATGTGCTTGAAGAAGGAAAAGCAAGGCTAGAAGCTGCTGGCATTTCTATTCCATATCCACAAAGGGATATTCACCACTATAATTTAGATGATATTAAAGTTACGAAATAA
- a CDS encoding ABC transporter ATP-binding protein produces MIQIKDLHKSYHMGSNSLHVLKGINFDVKEGELVSIMGSSGSGKSTLLNILGMLDEADSGQYVLDNVPIKNLNEKIAAKYRNEFLGFIFQSFNLINYKSALDNVSMPLYYKGVKRKERTEKAMHYLEKVGLAQWSHHLPSELSGGQKQRVAIARALASDPKVLLADEPTGALDTKTSYEVMELIQGINDEGKTILVVTHEHDIAQMTKRIVNLKDGVIINDSKVEQVRASLHV; encoded by the coding sequence ATGATTCAAATTAAAGATTTGCACAAGTCTTACCACATGGGAAGCAATTCGCTTCATGTACTTAAAGGAATTAATTTTGATGTAAAAGAAGGGGAATTGGTATCTATAATGGGTTCTTCAGGATCTGGAAAATCAACATTATTGAATATTCTAGGTATGTTGGATGAAGCAGATTCAGGCCAATACGTCCTCGACAATGTGCCTATTAAAAACCTAAACGAAAAAATAGCTGCCAAATATAGAAATGAGTTTCTGGGTTTCATTTTTCAGTCTTTCAATCTTATCAATTACAAAAGCGCTTTAGACAATGTCTCTATGCCTTTATATTACAAAGGTGTCAAACGAAAAGAGCGTACTGAAAAAGCCATGCATTATCTCGAAAAAGTAGGTTTGGCACAATGGTCTCATCATTTACCTAGTGAACTTTCTGGTGGACAAAAACAACGTGTGGCCATCGCAAGAGCTTTGGCAAGTGACCCAAAAGTGTTATTAGCGGATGAGCCGACAGGAGCTTTAGATACAAAAACTTCCTACGAGGTTATGGAGCTTATACAAGGCATCAATGACGAAGGAAAAACCATTTTGGTCGTTACCCACGAGCATGATATAGCACAAATGACCAAACGCATCGTTAATTTAAAGGATGGTGTTATAATCAATGATAGCAAAGTAGAACAAGTTAGAGCTTCACTACATGTTTGA